One part of the Luteibacter yeojuensis genome encodes these proteins:
- a CDS encoding pyridoxamine 5'-phosphate oxidase family protein — MEPKARTELRQLAARGTHEWEAIAAILDAGLLASVGFSVDGQPFVLPMLYGRAGRTLYLHGAASARIMTVLGGAIPVCVSVTLVDGMVLARSAFNHSMNYRSVVAFGTARTIEDPRAKLSALRALSEHMLAGRWDDVRGPNRSELAQTAVLAMDIEEASAKVRNGPPIDDEADLPRPTWAGVLPLSTVAAAPVADPQLRPGIALPSYLENAGEAGRS, encoded by the coding sequence TTGGAACCGAAGGCACGAACCGAATTGCGGCAGCTGGCTGCCCGGGGCACGCACGAGTGGGAGGCGATCGCGGCCATCCTCGATGCGGGCCTCCTGGCGAGCGTGGGATTCTCGGTCGACGGCCAGCCCTTCGTCCTTCCCATGCTTTACGGGCGCGCCGGGAGGACGCTCTACCTGCACGGCGCGGCGAGCGCCCGCATCATGACGGTGCTGGGAGGCGCGATTCCTGTGTGCGTGTCGGTCACGCTGGTGGATGGCATGGTGCTGGCGCGGTCCGCGTTCAATCATTCGATGAACTACCGGTCCGTCGTCGCCTTCGGCACCGCGCGCACGATCGAGGATCCGCGGGCCAAGCTCAGCGCGCTCCGCGCCCTGTCGGAGCACATGTTGGCGGGGCGGTGGGACGACGTGCGCGGCCCGAACCGTTCCGAGCTGGCGCAGACGGCGGTGCTGGCAATGGACATCGAGGAAGCTTCCGCCAAGGTCCGGAATGGGCCGCCGATCGACGACGAGGCCGATCTTCCGCGTCCGACATGGGCGGGCGTGCTGCCGCTTTCCACGGTGGCGGCTGCGCCGGTCGCCGATCCGCAGCTGAGGCCGGGGATAGCGCTTCCTTCGTACCTCGAGAACGCTGGGGAGGCGGGGCGGTCATGA